In the Butyrivibrio fibrisolvens genome, one interval contains:
- a CDS encoding TetR/AcrR family transcriptional regulator, with product MPKIIMHLQEQIIMQAEKMLVQDGPEKISIRGVAKACGIAVGTIYNYYPTKDALIADLILHRWSRSKDDIYKSLDGVTDLFSGLDIIYEGISQFIVGNRNVWRATAVSKQFSHSYAEYHQKLSGEVSILVSYLLIRLPKEKDRIYVKFGQEGADAFISENILLCFSNKNINMSVLKAALS from the coding sequence ATGCCAAAGATCATCATGCATCTTCAGGAGCAGATAATAATGCAGGCTGAGAAAATGCTGGTTCAGGACGGGCCTGAAAAGATCAGTATCAGGGGCGTTGCCAAGGCTTGTGGTATAGCGGTTGGGACAATCTATAACTACTACCCTACCAAGGATGCGCTTATTGCTGACCTTATCCTTCACAGGTGGTCAAGGTCCAAGGATGATATCTACAAATCGCTTGATGGTGTTACAGATCTTTTTTCAGGGTTGGATATCATATATGAGGGCATATCACAATTCATAGTGGGCAATCGTAATGTATGGCGTGCAACTGCTGTATCCAAGCAGTTTTCGCACTCTTATGCAGAATATCATCAAAAGCTTTCGGGCGAAGTCTCTATTCTGGTGTCTTATCTTCTTATAAGGCTCCCTAAGGAAAAAGACAGGATATATGTAAAATTTGGTCAGGAGGGCGCAGATGCTTTTATTTCTGAGAACATTCTTCTGTGCTTTTCCAATAAAAATATAAATATGAGCGTGCTTAAAGCTGCGCTTTCATAA
- a CDS encoding NAD(P)H-binding protein: protein MKIVLAGAYGHLGGDILKALESKGHDIVALDFNERPIAFSGNGTVTFKACDVTKKDMLSGLLDGADIVISTVGLTKASKEVTSYDIDLNGNLNILEEAKKAGVPKFVYISVIHADEHPEIPLLDAKAKFEKALKESGLEYIIYRPTGYFYDIVHVLKPMVDKGAINLLSGKPGVANVIATEDFADYIVDHLDEKNKTISIGGTETYNYDEIAQMCFESAGKPCVIKRAPAFLFDILIFINTIKKTGKADIIKFSKFTLTGDLVGEVKYDKQSFSKFIKESFN from the coding sequence ATGAAAATAGTACTTGCGGGTGCATACGGACATCTTGGCGGAGATATTCTTAAGGCACTTGAATCTAAAGGACACGATATTGTCGCGCTTGATTTTAACGAGCGTCCTATTGCTTTTAGCGGAAATGGCACTGTCACATTCAAGGCATGCGATGTTACCAAAAAGGATATGCTTTCAGGCCTCCTCGATGGCGCTGATATTGTCATCTCCACTGTAGGTCTTACCAAGGCTTCTAAAGAAGTTACAAGTTACGATATCGACTTAAACGGTAACCTCAATATTCTTGAGGAAGCTAAGAAGGCGGGCGTACCTAAATTCGTATATATTTCTGTTATTCATGCTGATGAGCATCCGGAGATTCCTCTTCTTGATGCCAAGGCTAAATTTGAAAAAGCGCTCAAAGAAAGCGGTCTTGAATACATTATCTATAGGCCAACAGGTTATTTCTATGACATAGTGCACGTACTTAAGCCCATGGTAGATAAAGGGGCAATAAATCTTCTTTCAGGCAAGCCCGGTGTTGCAAATGTTATAGCGACTGAGGATTTTGCTGATTATATTGTTGATCACCTTGACGAAAAGAATAAGACTATTTCTATCGGGGGAACTGAAACCTATAACTACGATGAGATTGCTCAGATGTGCTTCGAGAGTGCTGGAAAACCATGTGTTATCAAAAGAGCTCCTGCATTTTTGTTTGATATCCTTATCTTTATCAATACTATAAAAAAGACAGGAAAGGCAGACATCATCAAATTCAGCAAATTTACTCTTACCGGAGACCTTGTCGGTGAGGTCAAATATGACAAGCAGAGTTTTTCAAAATTTATAAAGGAGTCTTTTAACTAA
- a CDS encoding NUDIX hydrolase, whose amino-acid sequence MYKVIDSEITSIGRFKIHMDHLERNGKVGPYSYVEMKAGVHVLPIIDGDKVCVLKQYRYPFKDWDLEFPGGAIDENDTPEESARRELYEETGYIADELISLGYIYPSPGYSDEVVHLFAARCHTKEDRNLEPLEVIEQKLFSLEEVELMMDRGDFKFAGAIIAWNRYMKLNHSK is encoded by the coding sequence ATGTACAAAGTAATAGATTCAGAAATAACATCAATAGGACGATTTAAGATTCATATGGACCACCTTGAGAGAAATGGCAAAGTTGGTCCATATTCTTATGTTGAAATGAAAGCAGGAGTGCATGTACTCCCAATAATAGACGGGGACAAGGTATGCGTTCTAAAACAGTATCGCTATCCCTTTAAAGACTGGGATCTGGAGTTCCCGGGAGGCGCGATTGATGAAAATGATACGCCGGAAGAATCCGCCAGACGCGAACTATATGAAGAGACCGGGTACATTGCAGACGAGCTTATATCATTAGGATATATATATCCATCTCCGGGATATTCTGACGAAGTCGTTCATCTTTTTGCCGCCCGTTGCCATACGAAGGAAGATCGAAATCTGGAGCCACTTGAAGTAATAGAGCAAAAGCTCTTTTCACTTGAAGAAGTCGAGCTGATGATGGATAGAGGCGACTTTAAGTTCGCAGGTGCGATCATTGCCTGGAACAGATATATGAAATTGAACCATTCTAAATAA
- a CDS encoding fructose-specific PTS transporter subunit EIIC, whose translation MGSDNSNKSDLSRVIILDLILVIAFSACIIITTLMYGNESNKAAQKYVSSSAFSLEHDLEIQDFEKWDLILTDFVNYYDMDATVFDKNGNITYLFVRGAINSSDAISETLKIGNTGYSVTVSAIPNEVTIIDNNTVSVSLNILLINVFIVIILIVTSFVQSYRNQIVRMATIDELTGISNRKSFIERYERLNTKGKLKNAAIFMIDVDKFKGINDTSGHASGDAALKYIGHRLKKLENSDMIAGRWGGDEFIGIIASENDDPVKLADNVLSNLMEDVRKAEIIKGFTISLSIGVAKVLDGTKINVNMERADEALYVSKNNGRGRLSIYDDLSDKKTDAIPESGSIASLADSSTDTCTAIDNVNKLINEESIAESDKADDANKDRFYDLHYEDTSLAHEDAKISQQILSGIIDGVNHMIPFALGGGVLIAIAFLTDAASIDISTLDVNELSSFGTITDFAASFKSLGDLTFNFMFTVFSAFLAMYLGGYEAFVAGFMGGYMAYSGGVGFIGAFFAGIAAGYSVKLMKNFVKELPDHFNTISSLIIYPVLSLLLINLMMYYIISPLSNICNSTLTEMLEAFSHLGKLPLSIIAGSMMGCDMGGPVNKAAYYFGTKALNNKEYDVMAFIMAAGMTPPCGIALSTFLFPNRFTKPERRRSGITFLMGLAFITEGAISYLLADVINVMISCMIGSGVSALLSEVFGCTLMAPHGGIFVFLIAGKPVLYFIAIMIGSLVTAIILGYMKKVKDMKVKNRLKLPGILMLIISLVMFTGCARTDNNTNNIQEEPGHYTFAYTCMDGSNPYFEVILEEITELVESRGDTLVVFDGQNDISKQQTQLEDMAYRKYDGVFLNPVDSEKVITPLKKINEASIPVVCFDAQVEDASYIDSYIGSDNYNXGKVVGEDLVKRVPDGGSIIILDSPATRSAKDRVEGFIDSIEGTGFDIYSMYDCGGDETRSYEATKKLLGLNSEITAIFAENDPTALGALKAVNELGYTDCIIYGVDGSPSIKQELAKDDSPVKGTGAQSPVSIARKAVEIMYSILDGENVEKTYTIDTYLITSENIGDYDIKSWQ comes from the coding sequence ATGGGCTCAGATAATTCCAACAAAAGTGATCTATCCAGAGTTATCATATTAGATCTTATATTAGTCATAGCATTCTCAGCCTGCATTATCATCACCACCCTTATGTATGGTAATGAGTCTAATAAAGCTGCGCAAAAATATGTATCTTCAAGCGCGTTTTCTTTGGAGCACGATCTTGAGATACAGGATTTTGAAAAGTGGGATCTCATTCTGACGGATTTCGTGAACTATTATGATATGGATGCCACTGTTTTTGATAAAAACGGTAATATCACGTACTTATTCGTTCGCGGTGCCATTAACTCGTCAGATGCTATTTCTGAAACTCTGAAGATAGGAAATACCGGTTATTCTGTCACTGTTTCTGCTATCCCTAATGAAGTTACCATCATTGATAATAATACTGTATCTGTTTCCCTAAATATACTTCTTATCAACGTTTTCATAGTTATCATTCTGATCGTAACCTCTTTTGTCCAGTCCTATAGAAATCAGATCGTCAGGATGGCTACAATTGACGAACTTACAGGCATTTCCAACAGAAAATCTTTCATAGAACGTTATGAAAGATTGAATACTAAAGGCAAACTTAAGAATGCTGCCATATTCATGATCGATGTTGATAAATTCAAGGGAATCAATGATACAAGCGGTCATGCATCAGGTGATGCTGCTCTCAAATATATTGGACACAGGTTAAAAAAGCTTGAGAATTCCGACATGATAGCGGGAAGATGGGGCGGTGATGAGTTTATCGGTATTATTGCGTCAGAAAACGATGACCCGGTCAAGCTGGCAGATAATGTACTTAGCAATCTGATGGAAGATGTCAGAAAAGCAGAGATCATAAAGGGATTTACTATTTCTCTTAGTATAGGTGTCGCTAAAGTTCTGGACGGCACTAAAATAAACGTAAATATGGAGAGAGCTGACGAAGCCCTGTATGTTTCCAAGAATAATGGCAGAGGAAGGCTATCTATTTATGATGATCTGTCTGATAAAAAAACAGATGCTATTCCTGAATCAGGCAGTATTGCCTCTTTGGCAGATTCTTCTACTGACACTTGCACTGCGATTGATAACGTTAATAAGCTGATAAACGAAGAATCTATAGCTGAGTCAGACAAAGCCGACGACGCTAATAAAGACAGATTCTATGATCTGCATTATGAAGATACTTCCCTGGCACATGAGGATGCAAAGATTTCCCAGCAGATACTTAGCGGTATCATAGATGGTGTTAATCACATGATTCCTTTTGCCCTTGGCGGCGGTGTTCTTATAGCTATTGCTTTTCTGACTGATGCAGCAAGTATTGATATCAGTACTCTTGATGTTAATGAGCTTAGCAGCTTTGGTACTATAACTGATTTCGCTGCTTCATTTAAGTCTCTTGGAGATCTTACTTTTAATTTCATGTTCACGGTTTTCTCTGCATTTCTGGCTATGTATCTTGGCGGTTATGAAGCCTTTGTTGCCGGCTTTATGGGTGGTTACATGGCTTATTCGGGTGGTGTAGGATTCATTGGTGCTTTTTTTGCGGGAATAGCTGCAGGATATAGTGTTAAGCTCATGAAGAACTTTGTAAAAGAGCTTCCGGATCACTTCAACACTATTTCTTCTCTTATTATCTATCCTGTACTTAGTCTACTTTTGATAAACCTTATGATGTATTACATCATCAGTCCTTTGTCCAATATATGTAATTCTACACTTACAGAAATGCTTGAAGCCTTCTCACATTTAGGAAAGCTTCCTCTTAGCATAATAGCCGGTTCTATGATGGGCTGCGATATGGGTGGACCTGTTAACAAGGCTGCATATTATTTTGGAACCAAAGCTCTTAACAATAAAGAATACGATGTCATGGCCTTTATTATGGCTGCAGGCATGACTCCTCCTTGTGGTATAGCACTTTCGACTTTTCTTTTCCCAAACAGATTTACTAAGCCTGAGCGAAGAAGAAGCGGTATCACATTCCTTATGGGGCTTGCCTTTATAACAGAGGGGGCTATTTCATATTTACTTGCTGATGTGATAAATGTAATGATCTCCTGCATGATCGGTTCAGGGGTTTCGGCTCTTTTATCTGAAGTTTTTGGTTGTACGCTGATGGCTCCGCATGGCGGCATTTTCGTTTTCCTCATAGCGGGAAAACCTGTTTTGTATTTCATTGCGATCATGATAGGTAGCCTTGTAACTGCCATTATTCTTGGTTATATGAAGAAGGTTAAGGATATGAAGGTCAAAAACAGATTGAAGCTTCCCGGAATCCTTATGCTTATAATATCTCTTGTTATGTTTACCGGGTGCGCCAGAACTGATAACAATACTAATAATATACAAGAAGAACCGGGCCACTATACCTTTGCCTATACCTGTATGGATGGGAGCAATCCTTATTTTGAAGTGATATTGGAAGAAATAACTGAACTTGTTGAAAGCAGAGGCGATACACTTGTTGTGTTCGATGGTCAAAATGATATCTCAAAGCAGCAAACCCAACTTGAAGATATGGCTTATCGTAAGTATGACGGAGTTTTCCTGAATCCTGTAGATTCTGAAAAGGTCATAACTCCTCTTAAAAAAATAAATGAAGCGTCTATACCAGTTGTATGTTTTGATGCCCAGGTAGAAGATGCCTCCTACATAGACAGTTATATTGGATCTGATAATTACAATNCGGGTAAGGTCGTTGGTGAGGATCTGGTAAAACGTGTTCCTGATGGAGGGTCTATCATTATACTTGACTCTCCTGCTACAAGATCCGCCAAAGACAGGGTTGAGGGTTTTATCGACTCTATCGAAGGTACGGGATTTGATATTTACTCAATGTATGACTGCGGCGGAGATGAAACAAGGTCCTATGAGGCTACCAAAAAGCTTCTTGGCCTTAACAGCGAGATAACTGCTATCTTTGCAGAAAATGATCCTACTGCACTTGGGGCTTTGAAGGCTGTTAATGAGCTCGGATACACAGATTGCATTATATACGGCGTAGATGGCTCGCCTTCCATTAAACAGGAACTTGCCAAGGATGATTCGCCTGTCAAAGGAACCGGGGCCCAGTCTCCTGTATCCATTGCCAGAAAGGCGGTGGAAATAATGTATAGCATACTTGATGGGGAAAATGTAGAGAAGACTTATACGATAGATACTTATCTTATTACTTCTGAAAATATCGGGGATTACGATATAAAAAGCTGGCAGTAA
- a CDS encoding RluA family pseudouridine synthase, whose product MSVRNLDYKIKKEDEGKLVKELLKDQLHLSRREISHAKAFEDGILIDGKHVNVLYKVSVGELLHVSIHENTEASAQIVPMEGELNIVYEDEDIIVVNKPAGIIVHPLKNHFTSTLSNHIAWHFKQNGENHVIRPVGRLDRETSGLIVFGKNRYSANSLNDQSLNGIKVKEYLALCSGVFENPKGIVDSPIGLAPGVKMVRSIREDGDPSITHYEVVEQKIKSGTNDGFALVRLRLETGRTHQIRIHMKSIGHALLGDGLYGSDLPDWYGMERVALHSSHMEILHPVTGKRLSFDAELPKDMAETLSKY is encoded by the coding sequence TTGTCAGTAAGAAACCTTGATTACAAAATAAAAAAGGAAGATGAGGGAAAGCTGGTCAAAGAACTACTTAAAGACCAGCTTCATTTATCGCGCCGTGAAATAAGCCATGCCAAAGCTTTTGAAGATGGAATACTAATTGATGGTAAGCACGTCAACGTTCTTTATAAGGTTTCTGTGGGAGAATTATTGCATGTATCTATTCATGAGAACACTGAAGCATCAGCTCAGATAGTCCCTATGGAAGGCGAACTAAACATCGTTTATGAAGATGAAGACATAATCGTAGTAAATAAACCGGCTGGAATAATAGTTCATCCTCTTAAGAACCACTTTACCAGCACTCTTTCCAATCATATCGCCTGGCACTTTAAGCAAAATGGGGAAAATCATGTGATCAGACCTGTTGGAAGACTTGATCGAGAGACTTCAGGTCTTATAGTCTTTGGAAAAAACAGATACTCAGCCAACAGCCTGAACGATCAGAGCCTAAACGGAATCAAGGTTAAAGAATATCTGGCTTTATGTAGTGGAGTATTCGAGAACCCCAAGGGAATAGTTGACAGCCCTATAGGCCTTGCTCCCGGAGTCAAAATGGTAAGATCAATAAGAGAAGACGGAGATCCTTCTATTACTCATTATGAAGTAGTGGAGCAGAAGATAAAAAGTGGAACAAATGATGGATTTGCTCTTGTTAGACTCCGTCTTGAAACAGGAAGAACACATCAGATAAGGATTCATATGAAATCAATAGGCCATGCCCTTCTGGGCGATGGCCTATATGGAAGTGACCTTCCTGACTGGTATGGAATGGAAAGAGTTGCCCTCCATTCATCTCATATGGAAATCCTTCACCCTGTCACAGGCAAGAGACTATCATTTGATGCAGAACTTCCGAAGGATATGGCGGAAACATTGTCAAAATATTAG
- a CDS encoding helix-turn-helix transcriptional regulator: MGKKSVRPNKNLYMTSRESLDLTREDAAELTGISADRLEKIENEKSLPHPDEVLMMAKYYKNPSINNYFCSHECPIGQQYVPAIPKKELSQIVLEMLASLNNMNREKERLIEITADGKIGDDELEDFHNIQAQLSKISASVESLRLWVEEMIAKGNINKV, encoded by the coding sequence ATGGGTAAGAAATCAGTAAGACCAAACAAGAACCTTTATATGACCAGTAGAGAGTCACTTGATCTTACAAGAGAGGATGCTGCTGAACTTACAGGCATATCAGCAGATCGTCTTGAGAAAATTGAGAATGAGAAATCACTGCCACATCCGGATGAAGTTCTGATGATGGCTAAATATTATAAAAATCCATCTATAAACAATTACTTTTGTTCACATGAATGCCCTATTGGACAGCAGTATGTTCCTGCAATTCCTAAAAAAGAGCTGTCACAGATCGTACTTGAGATGCTTGCATCACTCAACAACATGAATCGTGAGAAGGAGCGTCTTATTGAGATCACAGCAGATGGCAAGATCGGAGATGATGAGCTTGAAGATTTCCACAATATCCAGGCGCAGCTTTCCAAGATTTCAGCATCTGTAGAATCCCTTCGCCTCTGGGTTGAAGAGATGATCGCCAAGGGGAATATCAACAAGGTGTAA
- a CDS encoding response regulator — MHKVLLADDEPSITESMKSIIPWSDYDMEVCYTVNSGHDAYNLIKDKDIDLAILDIRMPGYSGLDISKMIFVNNLKTKVIIVSGYAEFSYAQKAITYGVLGYLLKPVEYEELEVLLLRAQRMLSSDEGRDLSADFMNYIEENNTAMMESYLKDQGLGCEQYYIASTYGNVASPVDHGISFSIGIGQNIYISDKSYTEADFSSITYAGIGLFPTAVNIASLRHAIYECGAMCFNSFMNGEDEKASIVCSSCAGFEKTSLYKSITSANSFNEKDKLIVLLNNLKEPKYRSQMNINSTMRLNNLLFSNTQLFPNGQDYYIYNYKQLIHDYSSFDNLIDSLVFHLGDASEIIEDDKSFSNTYFLKIMKYINTYYNENLSLKDVAAVVNLNPNYVSQLFKKSSGSTFSHYLTNLRITNAKKLISTTNTSINEIASQTGFNDYFYFLKTFKKMTGKTPSEYRANPE; from the coding sequence ATGCATAAAGTTCTTTTAGCAGATGATGAACCAAGTATAACTGAGTCAATGAAAAGTATCATTCCCTGGAGCGATTATGACATGGAAGTCTGTTATACGGTTAATTCCGGTCATGATGCTTATAATCTTATCAAAGATAAGGATATTGACCTTGCGATTCTTGATATTAGGATGCCGGGCTATAGCGGGCTTGATATAAGCAAGATGATATTTGTTAATAATCTCAAGACCAAGGTTATCATTGTAAGCGGATATGCGGAATTCTCCTATGCTCAAAAGGCTATTACTTATGGGGTTCTGGGGTATCTTTTAAAACCTGTGGAATATGAGGAGCTTGAAGTCCTTCTTCTTAGGGCGCAGCGAATGCTCTCAAGTGATGAAGGCAGGGACCTGTCTGCTGATTTCATGAATTATATTGAAGAAAACAATACTGCCATGATGGAATCGTATTTAAAGGATCAGGGGCTTGGCTGCGAGCAGTATTATATTGCTTCAACCTATGGCAATGTCGCTTCACCTGTGGATCACGGAATATCTTTTTCCATAGGAATAGGTCAGAATATATACATATCAGATAAAAGCTATACCGAGGCGGATTTTAGCAGCATCACCTATGCAGGGATCGGATTATTCCCTACAGCCGTTAATATCGCTTCTCTTCGTCATGCGATCTATGAATGCGGCGCCATGTGCTTTAACAGCTTTATGAATGGTGAGGATGAGAAGGCTTCCATTGTGTGTTCGAGCTGCGCAGGCTTTGAAAAGACAAGTCTGTATAAGTCTATTACTTCCGCAAATAGCTTCAATGAAAAGGATAAGCTTATCGTCCTTCTGAATAACCTAAAAGAGCCAAAGTACAGGTCTCAGATGAACATAAACTCTACTATGAGGCTTAATAATCTTCTGTTTTCAAATACTCAGCTGTTCCCAAATGGGCAGGATTACTATATTTATAACTATAAGCAGCTGATCCATGACTACTCTTCATTCGATAACCTGATTGACAGTCTTGTTTTTCATCTTGGGGATGCTTCTGAAATAATAGAGGATGATAAGAGCTTTAGTAATACTTATTTCCTTAAGATAATGAAATATATCAACACTTATTACAATGAAAACCTGTCTCTTAAGGATGTGGCTGCTGTTGTTAACTTAAACCCTAACTATGTGAGTCAGCTTTTTAAGAAAAGTTCGGGATCAACTTTTTCACACTATCTTACAAATCTTCGAATAACGAATGCCAAAAAGCTGATCTCTACTACTAATACATCAATAAACGAGATCGCTTCACAAACAGGGTTTAATGATTATTTTTACTTTTTAAAGACATTTAAAAAGATGACCGGGAAGACTCCTAGTGAATATAGGGCTAATCCGGAATAA
- a CDS encoding UvrD-helicase domain-containing protein, giving the protein MEENIFKLEQEHLTTTYEKLLKMNNELEEDIRSLDNQATEEKNDIRDNIRLDFADDETKAETYGELEVWNRYIDTYNVQSEALRNKKTRIESLLKAPYFAKIQLQFDPSEEPESYYIGNVEMSENGATPIVVDWRSPIAEVYYNQENGHTFYEVNGNRIDVDLQLRRQFDLDKDKLNSYFDTQIAIEDPLLLRSLSRQRSDKMQSISATIQKEQNAVIRHPDVPALLVSGIAGSGKTSVLLQRIAYLFYKQRENLRPDQVYMITLNPVFREYIDSVLPDLGESNPNTLTWQEFMDSCSIPMADKNPAATDGRDLEAIDDMLSLLIPDDGDFLPVYQKDELILSAKEVQSVVEKFAQTIPMGVRLVQVAATELETRARRVFKNRKRDNHEKQPGEEKAAENQLENDYGGALKTIRNCGWLNYDAISKRLIGHSPSAIEWFYLKMSLTGMCDRNARYCMVDEVQNYTKAQMMILKKFFPRAKFMLLGDEFQAIRPGTVTFNELKDLFSTDKKSTDTISLLTSYRSSPEITSLFTSLLPEEIRVETQSVQREGTEPVIKACTNEEYIKVLKETIKESTNEEGLCALVCQNKKSLNYVREVLGKEAPEVITGDKKLPKEGAILIELAHAAGLEFDSVIIPDADSSRYPDDKLSRHRLYTAMSRATSRISVLSEGNMTPLLTPTSF; this is encoded by the coding sequence TTGGAAGAAAATATCTTTAAACTAGAACAGGAACATTTAACAACTACATACGAAAAGCTTCTTAAGATGAACAACGAGCTTGAAGAAGACATAAGAAGCCTTGATAATCAGGCAACAGAAGAAAAAAATGACATCAGAGACAATATAAGACTCGACTTTGCTGATGATGAGACCAAGGCGGAAACTTATGGCGAGCTTGAAGTATGGAACAGATATATTGATACTTACAACGTTCAGAGCGAAGCACTCAGGAACAAAAAGACCCGAATAGAGTCTTTATTAAAGGCTCCCTATTTTGCAAAGATACAGCTTCAGTTCGACCCGTCAGAAGAGCCTGAAAGCTACTATATCGGTAACGTTGAAATGTCAGAAAATGGAGCTACACCGATAGTAGTTGACTGGAGAAGCCCGATCGCAGAAGTTTACTATAATCAGGAGAACGGACATACCTTCTATGAAGTTAACGGTAACAGAATTGACGTTGATCTTCAGCTAAGACGCCAGTTTGATCTTGATAAAGATAAGCTCAATTCATATTTTGACACGCAGATTGCAATTGAAGACCCGCTCCTTTTAAGATCGCTTTCAAGGCAGCGTTCAGACAAGATGCAGTCTATCAGCGCAACCATTCAGAAAGAGCAGAACGCAGTAATAAGACATCCCGATGTACCTGCGCTCCTTGTATCAGGAATCGCTGGATCAGGTAAGACATCAGTTCTACTTCAGAGAATCGCATACCTTTTCTATAAACAAAGAGAGAATCTTCGCCCGGATCAGGTATATATGATCACCTTAAACCCTGTTTTCCGTGAGTATATCGATAGTGTACTTCCTGACCTTGGCGAGTCTAATCCAAATACACTCACATGGCAGGAATTCATGGATTCCTGCAGTATCCCTATGGCAGACAAGAATCCTGCAGCAACTGACGGAAGGGACCTTGAAGCAATCGACGACATGCTCTCACTCCTCATACCTGACGACGGTGATTTCCTTCCTGTATACCAAAAGGATGAACTGATATTATCAGCCAAAGAGGTCCAGTCTGTTGTAGAGAAGTTCGCGCAGACCATCCCTATGGGAGTAAGACTCGTTCAGGTTGCAGCTACAGAGCTTGAAACAAGAGCCAGAAGAGTATTTAAAAACAGGAAAAGAGACAATCACGAGAAGCAGCCCGGAGAAGAAAAGGCTGCAGAGAATCAGCTTGAAAACGATTATGGCGGAGCATTAAAGACTATCAGAAACTGCGGATGGCTTAATTATGATGCCATTTCCAAACGCCTCATAGGTCACAGCCCTTCTGCAATAGAGTGGTTCTACCTTAAAATGTCCCTTACAGGCATGTGTGACCGTAACGCACGTTATTGTATGGTCGATGAAGTGCAGAACTATACTAAGGCTCAGATGATGATCCTGAAAAAATTCTTCCCAAGAGCTAAATTCATGCTGCTTGGCGATGAGTTCCAGGCAATACGCCCAGGTACAGTTACTTTTAACGAACTCAAAGATCTTTTCTCAACTGATAAGAAGAGCACAGATACTATATCCCTTCTTACAAGCTACAGATCATCTCCTGAGATAACTAGTCTGTTCACATCACTACTTCCTGAGGAGATCAGAGTTGAGACCCAGAGCGTTCAAAGAGAAGGCACAGAACCTGTGATCAAGGCCTGCACTAATGAGGAGTATATTAAAGTCCTCAAAGAAACCATTAAAGAGAGTACTAACGAAGAAGGCCTCTGCGCACTGGTTTGTCAGAACAAGAAGAGCCTTAACTATGTAAGAGAGGTTCTGGGAAAAGAAGCTCCTGAAGTCATCACAGGTGATAAGAAGCTTCCAAAAGAAGGCGCTATATTGATCGAGCTTGCCCATGCCGCAGGCCTTGAATTTGACAGCGTAATAATTCCGGATGCAGATTCATCCAGATATCCTGACGACAAACTCTCCAGACACCGCTTATATACAGCCATGTCCAGAGCAACCAGCCGCATAAGCGTATTGTCTGAAGGAAATATGACACCGCTTTTGACACCTACCTCATTTTGA
- a CDS encoding DUF1295 domain-containing protein, giving the protein MSVGYGLAVAAIGVALLVFGFNDYSTMGIVLGSVLMIVYGFRLAGFLMYRELKNGAYKKVLADASTGTTTLSFPIKVLMWGGMALLYVLQTSPLFFRLDNMVNDNTFIYAGCAISALGIVIETLADIQKSNQKKVRSDMVATKGLYSVVRCPNYLGEILFWTGVFVEGITAYANILQFIFSFVGYILILYVMVDSAKRLEIKQNKNYGSKDEYWEYANNTPILFAFIPLYHLSKVED; this is encoded by the coding sequence ATGTCTGTAGGATATGGTCTTGCAGTTGCAGCTATCGGAGTTGCTCTTTTAGTCTTTGGTTTTAATGACTACTCTACTATGGGTATTGTTCTGGGTTCTGTTTTAATGATCGTATATGGTTTCCGTCTGGCAGGATTTCTTATGTACAGAGAGCTCAAAAACGGTGCATATAAAAAGGTTCTTGCAGATGCCTCAACAGGCACAACGACTTTATCTTTTCCTATAAAAGTTTTAATGTGGGGAGGTATGGCTCTTTTGTATGTGCTTCAGACGTCTCCTCTTTTCTTCAGGCTTGATAATATGGTAAATGATAATACCTTTATCTATGCGGGATGTGCAATTTCTGCTTTGGGAATCGTTATAGAGACTCTTGCAGATATTCAGAAGAGCAATCAGAAGAAAGTTCGCTCAGATATGGTTGCAACCAAAGGACTTTACAGCGTTGTAAGATGTCCTAACTATCTTGGTGAGATCCTTTTCTGGACAGGTGTATTTGTTGAAGGTATTACTGCTTATGCAAATATCCTTCAGTTTATCTTTTCTTTTGTTGGATATATTCTGATCCTGTATGTTATGGTTGATAGCGCTAAGAGGCTTGAGATCAAGCAGAATAAGAATTACGGAAGCAAGGATGAATACTGGGAATATGCAAATAATACTCCTATTCTCTTTGCATTTATTCCTTTGTATCATTTATCGAAAGTGGAAGACTGA